In a genomic window of Vicia villosa cultivar HV-30 ecotype Madison, WI unplaced genomic scaffold, Vvil1.0 ctg.003591F_1_1, whole genome shotgun sequence:
- the LOC131641235 gene encoding uncharacterized protein LOC131641235, whose product MTGEEFSGPPGPKLTRLVYFVGAAVACTVAINKWREFESKSIIEQQEKQPGVKVVAEISNSSDSVGVHKALK is encoded by the exons ATGACAGGCGAAGAATTCTCTGGTCCTCCCGGACCAAAACTCACGCGTCTCGTCTACTTCGTCGGCGCCGCAG TGGCTTGCACCGTTGCAATCAACAAATGGCGCGAGTTCGAAAGTAAGTCAATCATCGAACAACAGGAGAAGCAGCCAGGAGTCAAGGTAGTCGCGGAGATCAGTAATTCGTCGGATTCTGTTGGTGTTCATAAAGCTCTCAAATAA